One genomic window of Oncorhynchus keta strain PuntledgeMale-10-30-2019 unplaced genomic scaffold, Oket_V2 Un_contig_6649_pilon_pilon, whole genome shotgun sequence includes the following:
- the LOC127926037 gene encoding uncharacterized protein LOC127926037 has translation MGVACGSRITISVYEPFTQRPGRALHPGLHLSHCVTLSFNHIITIDSVHLFSEEMNFTEVNSSSLNLSHTVDLNFYWEYCKDLTPVFLACELTALALAFPIHGYTLWLITGSASIATEIFIFNMAVLEIGYSLLIPLADAVYLLTTYQSHFSVIAYTASLLLFSRPVFQCCICVERYLAVVHPVVFLKYKPLRYRVGWAAGAWGVTLMFTGTAVSLYTPQFPIHCFLTYTLLFLFVDLFCSLSILRVLKRPKLGQGEMERRGGGENEKEGMNTMKKRAFMIVSVVMTTMLINNILTVVIYLLCDFIAAKVFCLLDAFNMLLLVLCGLVQPLFYLHRSRKLPCCLRGQ, from the exons ATGGGTGTGGCCTGTGGCTCTAGGATCACAATCTCAGTCTATGAACCATTCACACAGAGACCAGGAAGAGCTTTGCATCCAG ggcTGCATCTGTCACACTGTGTAACTCTCTCTTTCAACCACATCATTACCATTGACTCAGTTCATCTCTTTTCTGAAGAAATGAATTTCACAGAAGTAAACTCCTCCTCTCTAAACCTCTCCCACACTGTAGATCTCAACTTTTACTGGGAATACTGTAAGGACCTAACCCCAGTATTCCTTGCCTGTGAACTCACAGCGTTGGCTCTTGCTTTCCCCATCCATGGCTACACTCTCTGGCTCATCACCGGCTCCGCCTCCATCGCCACGGAGATCTTCATTTTCAACATGGCCGTCCTAGAGATTGGCTACAGTCTGTTAATCCCGCTAGCTGATGCTGTCTACCTCCTCACAACATATCAAAGCCACTTCAGTGTCATCGCCTACAccgcctctcttctcctcttcagccgTCCCGTGTTCCAGTGCTGCATCTGTGTGGAGCGCTACCTGGCGGTGGTCCACCCTGTGGTCTTCCTGAAGTACAAACCCTTAAGGTACAGGGTTGGGTGGGCGGCCGGGGCCTGGGGGGTCACGCTGATGTTCACCGGTACGGCTGTTTCCCTCTACACTCCTCAGTTCCCCATCCACTGCTTCCTCACCTACACCCTGCTCTTCCTATTCGTCGATCTATTCTGCAGCCTCTCCATCCTCCGTGTCCTGAAGCGCCCAAAACTggggcagggagagatggagagaagaggaggaggggaaaatGAGAAAGAAGGGATGAACACCATGAAGAAGAGAGCATTCATGATTGTCTCTGTCGTCATGACCACGATGTTGATCAACAACATTCTCACAGTGGTCATTTACCTTCTGTGCGACTTCATCGCAGCCAAGGTGTTCTGCCTGCTCGATGCCTTCAACATGTTACTCCTGGTGTTATGTGGGTTggtacagcccctcttctacctgCACAGGAGTAGGAAACTACCCTGCTGCCTCAGGGGCCAGTGA